The following are encoded together in the Gadus chalcogrammus isolate NIFS_2021 chromosome 2, NIFS_Gcha_1.0, whole genome shotgun sequence genome:
- the arhgap44a gene encoding rho GTPase-activating protein 44, with protein sequence MKKQFNRMRQLANQTVGRAEKTEPLSDDLLQVEKRLDLVKQVTHSTHKKLTACLQGQQGAEGEKRSVKSPSKKLPLTMLAQCLVEGAAVLGDDSLLGKMLTLCGETEESLAQELLQFEVQIERDVVEPLFVLAEVDIPNIQKQRKHLAKLVLDMDSSRTRFHQSSKSSSHPSTLQPGAKAESLREEMEEAANRMEICRDQLSADMFSFVAKEMDYSNYFQTLIEIQAEYHRKSLEILNSVLPQIKAQQEAWVEKPSFGKSLEDHLNISGREIAFPIEACVTMLLECGMQEEGLFRVAPSNSKLKKLKASLDCGVLDVLEYSADPHAIAGALKSYLRELPEPLMTTELYDEWIQASNLQDLEKRLQGLLCACEKLPTDNLNNFRYLIKFLSKLTEYQDANKMTPGNMAIVLGPNLLWTHTDANITEMMTTVSLQIVGIIEPIIQHADWFFPGDIEFNLTGCYGSPIHNNHNSNFSSMPSPDMDHTERRQQHDLGRRPLSVATDNMMLEFYKKDGIRKIQSMGVRVMDTSWVSRKGSSTLVRKTSSTPPGLQGGGLGPPADSLILEQPGELSTSPSATPPPGDRDLPDDVSPLRPDPSHPYPPPGGGEERPPPPYPSSSAQHHFYPKPPPCVRPVAPGPESQPPSSPPPPLRWAGFPPPAPPPPSSSSSSSSSSLDINSNPKPSCLHFPSKHGGAADAAHDTAGASPLYMKAPLALPPSAGHARHDMSPGNPPSLPSSAPPPPPWAACPCARERGPPARLTSTLKSKELSPVIGHKGIQVVGPTVPLSSCPPLGSQSPHSTEPSPHTLRKGSKKLAPVPPKVPYGGGVSDQSAGGQPSPVSLSPTPPSTPSPYGPLCPPGPLMALGASPGGGQPPPPPGSGPYSLSSPPSLAGTLTKSRPGHSKPRQRPSLPPPQPPSAPPPDPELLEGLSPGESMSTDIFNYEIPPINVNLDSLIDEFSGAPCRRYMGYYMADSPEGDAVAEEEPQSTTL encoded by the exons GAAGATGCTGACGCTGtgcggggagacggaggagagtcTGGCCCAGGAGCTGCTCCAGTTTGAGGTCCAGATAGAGAGGGACGTGGTGGAGCCCCTCTTCGTGCTGGCCGAG GTGGACATCCCCAACATCCAGAAACAGAGGAAGCACTTAGCGAAGCTGGTCCTGGACATGGACTCCTCCCGGACAAG GTTCCACCAGTCGTCCAAGTCCTCCAGCCACCCCAGCACTCTGCAGCCCGGCGCCAAGGCCGAGTCCCTccgggaggagatggaggaggcggCCAACCGGATGGAGATCTGCAGG GATCAGTTGTCAGCAGACATGTTCAGTTTTGTGGCCAAAGAAATGGACTATTCAAATTACTTTCAGACG TTGATAGAAATCCAGGCCGAGTACCACAGGAAGTCGTTAGAGATCCTCAACAGTGTTCTGCCCCAGATTAAAGCACAGCAAG AGGCGTGGGTGGAGAAGCCGTCCTTCGGGAAGTCCCTGGAGGACCATCTGAACATCAGCGGCAGGGAGATCGCGTTCCCCATCGAGGCCTGCGTCACCATGCTGCTGGAGTGTGGCATGCAGGAGGAG GGCTTGTTCAGGGTGGCGCCGTCGAACTCGAAGCTAAAGAAGCTGAAGGCGTCGCTGGACTGTGGGGTTCTGGATGTGCTGGAATACTCTGCTGACCCCCACGCCATCGCAG GGGCTTTGAAGTCATACCTCCGTGAGCTCCCCGAGCCGCTGATGACCACCGAGCTCTATGATGAATGGATCCAGGCTTCAAA TCTTCAGGATTTGGAGAAGAGGCTACAGGGTTTACTGTGCGCCTGTGAGAAGCTCCCCACAGACAACTTGAACAACTTCCG ATACCTGATCAAATTCTTATCCAAGCTGACCGAGTACCAAGACGCCAACAAGATGACCCCGGGCAACATGGCCATCGTACTGGGGCCCAACCTGCTGTGGACGCACACCGACGC AAACATAACGGAGATGATGACCACGGTGTCGCTGCAGATCGTGGGCATCATCGAGCCGATCATCCAACACGCCGACTGGTTTTTCCCTGGAG ACATTGAGTTCAACCTGACGGGGTGCTACGGGAGCCCCatccacaacaaccacaactccAACTTCAGCTCCATGCCCTCGCCAGACATGGACCACACGGAGCGCAGGCAGCAGCACGACCTGGGCCGAAGGCCTCTCAGCGTCGCCACGGACAACATGATGCTGGAGTTCTACAAGAAGGATGG CATTAGGAAGATACAAAG TATGGGCGTGCGTGTGATGGACACCTCCTGGGTGTCCCGTAAGGGTTCGTCCACGCTGGTGCGCaagacctcctccaccccccccggcctgcaggggggggggttgggcccCCCCGCCGACTCCCTGATCCTGGAGCAGCCCGGCGAGCTCAGCACCTCGCcctcggccacgccccccc CTGGGGacagggatct CCCCGACGACGTGTCGCCCCTACGGCcggacccctcccacccctaccCTCCCCCGGGGGGCGGGGAAgagcgcccgccccccccctacccctcctcctcGGCCCAGCACCACTTCTACCCCAAGCCCCCGCCCTGCGTCCGCCccgtggccccggggcccgagTCCCAGCCGCCCAGCTCCCCGCCCCCGCCACTGCGCTGGGCCGGcttcccccccccggccccgccgcccccctcctcctcctcctcctcttcgtcttcctcGCTGGACATCAACTCCAACCCCAAGCCCAGCTGCCTGCACTTCCCCAGCAagcacggcgggg cggcCGACGCTGCCCACGACACGGCCGGCGCCTCGCCGCTCTACATGAAGGCCCCCCTGGCGCTGCCCCCCTCCGCGGGGCACGCCCGCCACGACATGTCCCCCGGGaacccccccagcctcccctcgtccgctcccccccccccgccgtgggCCGCCTGTCCGTGCGCCCGGGAGAGAGGCCCCCCCGCCAGGCTGACTAG CACCCTGAAGAGCAAAGAGCTGTCCCCCGTCATCGGACACAAGGGCATCCAGGTGGTCGGCCCCACCGTCCCGCTCAGCAGCTGCCCCCCGCTGGGCAGCCAGTCCCCCCACTCCACTGAACCCAGTCCACACACCCTCCGCAAAG GCTCCAAGAAGCTGGCGCCGGTGCCGCCCAAGGTCCCGTACGGCGGGGGGGTGTCGGACCAGTCGGCGGGGGGGCAGCCCTCGCCCGTCAGCCTGTCCCCCACCCCGCccagcaccccctccccctacgGACCGCtctgccccccggggcccctgaTGGCGCTGGGGGCCTCGCCGGGGGGGggccagccgccgccgccgcccggcagcgggcccTACTCGCTGTCGTCGCCGCCCTCCCTGGCCGGCACCCTCACCAAGTCCCGTCCGGGCCACAGCAAGCCCCGGCAGCGGcccagcctgccccccccccagccccccagcgcCCCCCCGCCCGACCCCGAGCTCCTGGAGGGGCTGTCCCCCGGGGAGAGCATGTCCACAg ATATCTTCAATTATGAAATCCCTCCCATCAATGTCAATCTGGACAGCCTCATCGACGAGTTCAGcggcgccccctgcaggagaTACATGGGATACTACATGGCAGACTCTCCGGAGGGAGACGCTGTCGCGGAGGAGGAGCCCCAGAGCACCACcctatga